In Allomuricauda ruestringensis DSM 13258, the following proteins share a genomic window:
- a CDS encoding thioredoxin family protein gives MSKFGELIDLQVPVLLDFYAEWNQESTSMHPVLSDVAAALGDKGKVIKIDVDKNKELSQALRIKGLPTLMIYKKGEMVWRQSGEQDANTLIGILNEYIQ, from the coding sequence ATGTCCAAATTTGGTGAACTTATAGATTTACAAGTCCCTGTATTGTTAGACTTTTATGCAGAATGGAACCAGGAGTCCACTTCCATGCACCCTGTTTTGAGTGATGTGGCCGCTGCCCTTGGTGATAAGGGAAAGGTTATAAAAATTGATGTGGACAAAAACAAGGAACTTTCGCAGGCACTCCGCATTAAGGGACTGCCCACTTTAATGATCTACAAAAAAGGTGAGATGGTTTGGCGCCAAAGCGGGGAGCAGGACGCCAATACGCTCATAGGTATCCTAAACGAATATATCCAATAA
- a CDS encoding CBS domain-containing protein produces the protein MGIKSYTGKRVKEIPKEIPLKVSDYMTRDLITFSPDQSIEEVIEALIRHKISGGPVVNENNELIGIISEGDCIKHISDSRYYNLPMEHSKVELRMIKNVETIDGNMNIFDAAKMFLEVRRRRFPILENGKLVGQISQKDILKATMGIKGQNWK, from the coding sequence ATGGGAATCAAGAGTTACACAGGAAAAAGGGTAAAGGAAATACCCAAAGAAATACCGCTAAAAGTGAGTGATTATATGACTCGGGACCTAATCACCTTTAGTCCTGACCAATCTATAGAGGAGGTCATCGAAGCTTTGATACGGCATAAAATTTCGGGAGGTCCGGTCGTTAACGAAAACAACGAGTTGATAGGGATTATTTCAGAAGGGGATTGTATAAAGCATATTAGTGACAGTAGGTATTACAATTTACCCATGGAGCACAGCAAAGTAGAACTTCGAATGATTAAAAATGTAGAGACCATTGATGGCAATATGAACATCTTTGATGCAGCAAAAATGTTCCTCGAAGTCAGAAGACGCCGTTTCCCTATTTTGGAAAACGGAAAACTTGTTGGTCAAATATCCCAAAAAGACATTCTAAAAGCTACGATGGGAATAAAGGGCCAAAACTGGAAATGA